Proteins encoded together in one Methanobacterium sp. window:
- a CDS encoding sugar phosphate isomerase/epimerase yields MKIGVSTLALYPQPLEVVLECLEERNIDYCEIINEYPYHEIEDGLLDSHQIKLTVHSPLSDINLASHNQSIRNSSIEEVKTSMDRAVAWNADLVVVHPGSMPIMGRKIEEKILKYNLESLTECSRYARDIGIYMCVENMPVIESLLYQDLNELNSLVEEIDAYMTLDVGHAHNSGFPSSDMFDYPLIKHVHLSDNDGTFDQHNALGTGSIDFDLLFKSIDESRYDGVLMVEVKDPQDVARSLDFIEKML; encoded by the coding sequence ATGAAAATTGGTGTTTCAACCCTGGCCCTGTATCCTCAGCCCCTGGAAGTTGTGCTTGAGTGTCTGGAAGAAAGGAATATTGATTACTGTGAAATAATCAACGAATATCCCTACCATGAAATTGAAGATGGCCTACTGGATTCCCATCAGATTAAGCTGACGGTGCATTCACCCCTCTCTGACATAAACCTGGCATCACATAACCAATCCATCCGTAATTCATCAATTGAAGAAGTTAAAACGTCCATGGACCGGGCTGTTGCATGGAATGCTGATCTGGTTGTGGTGCACCCCGGTAGCATGCCCATTATGGGAAGAAAAATAGAAGAAAAAATACTGAAGTATAACCTGGAATCCCTAACAGAATGTTCTCGTTATGCCCGGGACATTGGTATTTATATGTGCGTAGAGAACATGCCAGTGATAGAAAGTCTACTCTACCAGGATTTAAATGAATTGAATTCTCTCGTAGAAGAAATTGATGCATATATGACCCTGGATGTGGGACATGCTCATAATTCAGGTTTTCCCTCGTCAGATATGTTCGATTATCCCCTTATTAAACATGTTCATCTCAGTGACAACGACGGAACATTCGACCAACACAACGCCCTGGGCACTGGGAGTATAGACTTTGATTTACTCTTTAAGAGTATTGATGAGTCCAGATATGATGGGGTTCTGATGGTGGAAGTTAAAGATCCCCAGGATGTTGCCCGTAGTCTGGATTTCATAGAAAAAATGCTTTAA